A segment of the Flavobacteriales bacterium genome:
ACCAAGAAAATTGCCGAGGCCATTGTAACGGCTACTGAGCAGGGTGCATTTTCGCTGGTAGGTGGTGGAGATTCTGTTGCGGCGGTTAACAAATTCGGATTCGGGGAGCGTGTGAGTTATGTGTCCACCGGTGGCGGTGCGTTACTCGAATATCTTGAAGGCAAGGAGTTACCTGGGGTCAAGGCACTTCTGGAAGCTGTTTCATAAGATCACGGTTCCACCATTCTTCCGCCCGTATGTCATCAAGGTGTGGCAATAGAAATGGAGCCAGCCGTTCCACGGGTTCGTATAGCAATGAATGTTCACGCAGGTCCTGGTCAACCCATTGTCTGTAAATTTTGACCTGCTGTACCATCATCATCACCACACTGAGGATCAACCCGGTTTTAAGCAGGCCGAATATGGCACCGCCGAGGTAGTTGGCCCAGGCAAGACCTGTCCACGCAACCATCTTGTTCAGGACTTTTGCCAGAAGATGTACGCCGATAAGGACCAGCAGAAAAATGAGAGCGAAAGATGTTACCCGGATCACCTTCCGGTCCGTTTCCCACCAATGTGAAAGCCATTGCATGCCCCAGTCGGAGCATTGAATGGCAATGGCTACGCCAAGTACAAGTGCTACTACGGAGGCAAGACCGATAACCAGGCCTTTGGTTGCGCCTTTGTAGCCGGACCAAATCAGTGGAATAAGCAGTATGATGTCCAGGATGTTCACACCGTAATGATAGTAAATGACAGGATGCGGATGAGTCTATTCAACTGCCATTTATCAACGTGTCGTGTTCAACAACATTTGATTCCGGCTTTACACATCTCAGGCATTTTGTTACTTTGTATCTAAACTACTTAAATACGGTAAATGATTTTGGAAGGAGAGAAGACACATCAGGCAGCCTGGACAGAGTTGACGACATCGCTGGGGGAGAAGTTTGCAGATGGGGATGTACTATCAATGGAGGCCGTTCTTTTTCTGATAGGTGTTAATGAATTGGGAGAAGGTTTCAGACGTTTCTCCAAGGATGAAAAAATGGAGCTCGTGCACATAGCTGTTTGTGTATTGCTGAGTCAGGAAGGATATTACCGGATTATTGGTAAGGATGATCGTGGTTGGCCGGTGTGGGAAAATATCAAGCCGCTCCCGGAGCTTACCGGTGTGCCTCAGGAAAAGTGGATTCAGGAATTGGCGGTGAAATATTTTGAACCTTGAACTAACGAATAATAACCGTTTTGGTATTCGTCTTCCTCTGTTCAAGGGTAATGTAATCATTTGGTCCGTTGGCCAGGGTACCCTTGGTCGCTTCAATAAAAAGAATGTACTCGGCACCGGCTTTGAACTTAAACTCGGCCCTTCCGTCTGAACCCGTAGTTTGTATCTCGTCGATGATACAATTGGTTTGCGTGCAGTACAGGCGAACGGTAGCTTCGTTGACCGGCGCACCTAACGCGTCTTGAACGGTAATTTCAGCAAGGGTCGGCTTTTCACGGTAGCAAGCGTTTAGAAGCAGCACTCCCGTTACGATTGTTACGAGTAAAAATCCGAACTTTTTGATTCCTCTGCTGCGCATGCGATGCATTACTTTTCGTTGCCTGGGGTAAAAATAGAATAATTTTCCAAGAACGGGTTACTTAATCATCACGGTTAGTGAACCCGTTTTGCGTTCTTGCAATGAGATGTAGTTGTTCGGGCTGCTTTTCAGCGCGCCTTTATATGCTTCGATGAACAGCATATACTCGGTGTTATTCTTGAAATCAAAATTTGCTGTTCCGTCGGATCCGGTTTGTTCAGTCACATCAACAATGCAGTTTGTGGTATTGCAATACAATCTCACAGTAGCATCTGCAACCGGTTTGTTGTTCACATCCACCACAGTTATGGCTGCTTTGGTTGGCTTCTCCTTATAACATCCACTAAGTACTGTGATGCAACTGAGCATAACCAGAAAAGCATACATGTAGGACCTTGGACGATGCATCACTGAAACATTTATTAATTTTGGCCGGTCGATTGACCGAAAGAAATATCAACACTATTCTAACAAATTTAATGAACTTAGGCGCAAACTAAAAATTTCCCATAAGAAATTTGAGAATCAGTTAGTTCAAAGGATAATGAAAGAAGAAGTTAAACAGTTGTTGCAGGAGTTGGAGGAGATCCGGCTTGAAGGAGTGGAATCTCTGGAGAGATTCAGGTTGGACTGGCTTAGTAAAAAGGGTAAGGTTCAGGGGTTGTTCGCAAAATTCAGGGAAGCTCCTGTTGAGATTAAGAAGGCATTGGGTGCGGAATTGAATGAACTGAAAACCAAAGCGCAATTGCGCTATGATGAAGCTGCTGCTTCAGTAAAACAGACATCTGCTGATAAAAAAGGAACCAGAGACCTGACCCTTCCGGGTGAAGGTTTTGTGCCAGGTAGCAGACATCCGCTTTCGCAGGTGAGAAATCAGATCGTTGGTATTTTTGAACGCGTGGGTTTTACCGTTTCCGATGGTCCGGAGATTGAAAGTGACTGGAACAACTTCTCCGCATTGAATATGCCGGAGGATCACCCTGCAAGGGATATGCAGGATACGTTCTTTATGCAAAAAGACCCGGATGTGGTTTTGCGTACCCACACTTCCTCTGTTCAGGTGCGGGTGATGGGTAATCAAAAACCACCGATTCGCACGATCTCACCTGGTCGTGTGTATCGGAATGAGGCCATATCCGCACGTGCTCATTGTCTTTTTCATCAGGTAGAAGGGTTATGTATTGATGAGCATGTGAGTTTTGCGGACCTAAAGCAGGTGTTGAATCATTTCGCAACGGAAATGTTCGGACCCGATACTAAAACCCGTTTAAGACCATCATATTTTCCATTTACCGAACCTTCGGCAGAGATGGACATCTCCTGTAATATTTGTAAAGGAAAGGGTTGCAATATCTGTAAATACAGTGGTTGGGTTGAAATCCTGGGTTGTGGGATGGTTGATCCCGCTGTGCTGGATCATTGTGGGATCGATAGTGAGAAATACACCGGTTATGCCTTCGGCATGGGTATTGAACGCATCGCCATGTTAAAACACCAGGTGAATGATATCCGGTTGTTTTTTGAAAACGATGTGCGGTTCTTGAAGCAATTTACGCCCATCGGGTAGCGACTCCCAGCTTTTTAGTACACTTTCTGATTTGTGAAAAATTAACAGGGTCTTTTACCCTGAATGATTACTTTTGACGCCCTATGGAAGCATTGATAATGATAGGTCAGTTGTTGTTGGGATTGTCCATCCTTGTAGTACTACATGAATGGGGACACTTCGCGGCAGCAAGGTATTTTGGCATTAAGGTGGAGAAATTCTATCTGTTCTTCGATGCTTTTAATTTCCGTCTCTTCAAGTTCAAGAAAGGTGACACCGAGTATGGTATCGGCTGGCTTCCTTTGGGAGGATATGTGAAGATTGCCGGTATGATTGATGAGTCGATGGACAAGGAGCAAATGAAGGAGCCACCAAAGCCATGGGAGTTCAGAACCAAACCTGCATGGCAAAGACTTATTGTAATGTTGGGTGGTGTTACGGTGAATACCATTTTGGGCATTCTGATATTCTGGATGGCCACCTTTGTTTATGGAGAAGAATATCTCCCGAATGAGCAGGTGAAGAATGGAATTGTAGCTTATCCCGTTGCACAGGAAATCGGGTTCCGGACCGGAGATCATATACTGGCCATTAATGGAAAGCCATTGGAGAGGTTTCATAATATCCGGGGCCCTGAAGTTCTTTATGGGAATTCAGATGTTACAGTACTACGTGGAGGCGAAACGCTGAATGTTCATGTACCGGAAAGCATTCTCAATAAAATTAGTGAACCGGGAGTGGGTCCCGAGCATTTTATTGCGGAACGGATGACTTTCTTCGTTAAGGAGATACAGGAAGGTTCGGGGGCGGCAAACGCAGGCCTGCAAAGAAACGATAGGATTCAATCGATCAATGGAGAATCCGTTCGTTTTTTTGATGAGCTGGTAGATAAGGTACAGGACCATAAAGGCGAGGAGGTTGATCTTACCATCGAGAGGGATGGAAAAACCATGTCTCTGGTTGCAACAATCTCGGATGAAGGACTTCTCGGCATAGGTCCCGGAACAAATGACTTTGAATACAAAACACTGAAGTTCGGGTTGGTGGAGTCTTTCGGAATTGGGATGGACAAGGCCTGGGGCACCGCAACCGATTATGTAAAGGGTTTGGAAAGAATAGTATCCGGAAAGGTTTCAGCGCAAAAGTCGGTTCAGGGACCGATTGGAATTGCCAAGATTTATGGAGGTGAATGGAAATGGCCTCGGTTCTGGATTTTAACAGGATTTCTTTCAATCGTCCTTGCGTTCATGAACCTCTTACCTATTCCTGCCCTGGACGGCGGTCATGCCATGTTTCTTGTGATTGAAATGATCAAAGGAGGGCCGCTGAATGAAAAGATTATGGAGCGGGCGCAGCTTATCGGTCTTGCCATTCTGGGAACACTTATGCTCTTTATTTTCGGAAACGATATCTGGCGTTTATTTCAATAAACCAGTACTACCTTTTTAAACATCCTCTGTTAATAACTTGTGGAAAATCTCAACGGGGTCGTCGGTGAATGCCTTACTTTTGAAGATAAGTAACCGAATAATCCCGTTGATTGATGTGCAAAAAGTTTTTAACCGCGCTGTGCATAACCGGATCCCTTATGGGATATGCGCAGGATGATAACGCGCTGGAGCCAAAGCCCGCATCGCCGAATAAGGAAGAAAAAGCCGGATATGTTCCACCGAATGACGGGCAACGTTATCACAAGGTTGTACTTGTACCTTACAATCCTATGATGCATTTATCAGATGCCGATGTTGACATTGTACAGTATAGCGGTCTTCCCCTGAAAAAGGTACATGCACGCTTCAGAGGAGAACTAAATGCGACCCTCAACATGCAGTTAAAGAAGATATATCCGTTGAAGGATCTCATGATGGAAGAAATTGAGAACGAAAGCGAAGATCTGGATAGAATATATCATTCCATTGGTTACAAGATGGAAAAGGCCAGGCCTTCCTACCTGAATGAGGAGGCCAAAGAAGCAAGTAAAAAAACCATCTTTGAGAAGATGGGCATCGGAAAAAACGCGGAAGAAAATCCTGAACCGACGAATGAGGCAAGTGAGGGTGCCGATGCCTATATCCAATACCATGATAAAGACCGGGAGTACCTGGAATCCAAAATATCGGATCCTGACCTTATCCCCTACCTGTCCAATAAATATCACGCGGATCTTTTTGTATTTATCAACCAAATAGAGATTAAAACAAATTACACCAGTTGCCTGGATCTCGCGAATAAAGTATATGAAAGAGAGATTCGTGTGCATTTCACGATCCGTGACGCCGAAGGGAAAGTAGTGCTGGGTGATGTTGCGGTTACCGTATTTCCTTCAAACTCCAACGACATCGGGGAGATCACAGCTAATAATTACCCGATGATCTCAGAGTACATAGCGAAGAGCATCCCGCAACCACATGATACGGTTGAGGAAAAAAGAGAGCAACACGACAAGCTGATCCTCAGGTTTCAGCGAAAGACTGAAAGAAAGCAAAGCAAAATGTATTAATTGTCGGGTCTCTGTATGCAGATGGAATTGCTATAGTCATACCGGTAGGATATATTTGACCCGGAATGAAAAAGCGTAGCAAAAGAAAAAACATCTTCATCCTTGTTGTTCTGATACTGGGTATTATCCAATTCATTCCGGTAGATCGTACATCAAAAGCCGTTGATGCCAGCAAAGACTTTATTGCCCTCCATAAACCACCTGCCGGTGTTGAGAAGATGTTAAGGATGGCTTGTTATGATTGCCACTCCAATGAAACAAGATATCCCTGGTATGCCCACGTTGCGCCAATCTCATTTTGGCTCCAGAATCATATCAAAGGTGGCCGGCACCACTTGAACTTTTCCGAATGGGGAGACTATTCTGCAAAAAAGGCAAATCACAAGCTGGAAGAGTGCTACGAAATGGTGGCAGACAGTGAAATGCCCATGTCTACCTACGTATGGATGCATGGTGAGGCAGCATTATCCGATGAACAGATCAAGACATTGAATTCCTATTTCATATCCCTGCGTGGTCCGGAAATGACACCTGAAGGTGATCTTTCAGATCATGGCCTTGATTAGATTCATCAGGGACACGCAGTAAACCAATACACATTCTCAGGATTCTTATTAGCTTTGAAAGGCCTCTTTTTCAAACAAAGCTTTTCAAACTATGTCCGAGACTTCAATAGCTATTCGTGGCGATGTAAGGGAATCCCTTACCCGTATAGGCGTTCGTGAAAAAAACCCGGGAATTTCAACCGGTCTGAATTGGGAAGAAGGTAGTGGTGCTTCTATCGCTTCCATTTCACCCGTTGATGGAGTAACAATCGGTGCGGTAAGTTCAGCCACTCCTGAACAGTATGACAAAGTAATTCAGGTTGCCGCCGAAGCTTTTCTTCATTGGAGAACCGTTCCTGCTCCTCAAAGAGGCGAAATTGTTCGCCAGATGGGAGATGCATTCAGAAAGCATAAGAGCGACCTGGGTCGGCTTGTGTCTTATGAAATGGGTAAAAGCTATCAGGAAGGTCTCGGTGAAGTTCAGGAAATGATTGATATCTGTGATTTTGCAGTTGGACAATCACGACAGCTTTATGGCCTTACCATGCATTCAGAGCGTCCAAAACACAGGATGTATGAACAGTATCATCCGTTAGGCATTGTCGGAGTGATTACCGCCTTTAACTTTCCCGTGGCTGTATGGGCATGGAATGCAATGCTGGCCTTCGTGTGTGGAGATGTTGTAGTATGGAAACCGTCGGAGAAGACACCGCTTTGTTCCGTTGCATGCCAGCAGATAATAAGCGATGTTCTGAAGCGGAATAACTTACCGGAAGGTTTATCATGCATTGTTAATGGCGATTACCAGATCGGAGAGTGTATTTCCGGAGATCAAAGGGTACCACTGGTTTCAGCCACCGGATCCATTAGAATGGGCAAAAAGGTGGCTGCAGTAGTAGGTGGTCGACTGGGTAAGGCTTTATTGGAACTTGGAGGAAATAATGCGATGATCATTACACCTTCAGCGGATTTGGAGGCAAGTCTTCCGGCCATTGTTTTCGGAGCTGTGGGTACCTGCGGTCAGCGATGCACAAGTACCCGAAGGTTGATCATTCATGAAAGCATCTTTGATAAGGTAAAGGAAATGATCGCCAAGGCATATGGTCAGCTTCGAATCGGAGATCCTTTGGACGAAAACAATCATATGGGTCCGTTGATTGATGAACAGGCGGTGGAGCAATATTTAAACGCGATATCGGACGTAAAGAAACAAGGTGGAGAAATGTTGATTGAAGGCGGAAGAATGGACCATGAGGGTTCTGCATGTTATGTAACACCTTCAGTGGCTGTAGTATCAGCTGATACGCCGATGGTGCAACATGAGACATTTGCGCCTTTGCTTTACCTTATCAGGTATGGTACGCTTGATGAAGCCATCCACATTCAGAACAACGTTCCGCAAGGCCTTTCATCTGCTATTATGACAACACATATGAGGGAGATGGAGTCATTTTTATCAGCTGAAGGTTCTGATTGCGGCATTGCCAATGTGAATATCGGAACTTCCGGAGCCGAAATAGGTGGCGCATTTGGAGGTGAGAAAGAGACAGGTGGTGGAAGAGAGTCAGGCTCGGACGCGTGGAAGGTATACATGCGAAGGCAAACGAATACGATCAATTATAGCACAGAGCTTCCTTTGGCTCAGGGTATAAAATTTGAAATTTAGTCGCAGGATATTGGTTGTCCATAACCTTTTATTTCGCCATTCGTAGAAATAAGGCAAACCAATACCTGATCAGATGAAAAGACTTTTCTCCCTGGTAATTTGTTTGACTATGGGTTCGGTTGTAGTTTATAGTCAAGATACCTCAGTTGTGCTGGCCAAAGATACGGTCATCGACAGCATTCATTATCGCCACATTGACCGTTATTCGGATGGAACCATCAGTGCCATAGGGAACTATGATGAAGAAGGTTATACGAAGATCGGCAAATGGTGGTATTTTACCCCGGATGGAAATCTTAAGATGAGCGGCGAATACCGCAACGGTCGGAAGAATGGGCCATGGTTGATCGCTCCTTATACACTGGAGTACTACAGAAATGGGCAGCTGCACGACAAAAAGCAGATCAACCCCGGTTCTACCTACTAATTTTATTCTGATCCTGCGTTTTTCCTATTTACATTATTAGCGTTAATTTTCGTAATTTATCGCTATTCAAAGGAGGTGTGCTTTTAATATGCGCAAGATCATATGTTATATTCTGACCTTATTTCTGGGGTCAATTCATGCGGTAGCACAACAGCCACTTTCCTACTTTCTTCCGCCGGAGGCAACCTATGATCCCCAAATAACGCCTCCCGATAAGTTTCTTGGTTGGGAAATGGGTAAATGGCATATCAGTCATGATAAACTCATATCCTATCTCAAACTGATTTCAACACAATCCGATCGTATTCGGATTTCTCAATATGGCATTACGGAAGAAGAGCGCCCTTTATTACTCCTTACGATCACCTCCACGGGCAATCATCAGCAACTGGAGAAAATACGTTCCCAACATCTTGAACTGAGTGATCCGGAGAGATCGGAGAAATTGAACATTCAGGAAATGCCCGTTATTATCTACATGGGCTATAGCATTCATGGAAATGAGGCCAGTGGCACCAATGCGGCGATGCTGATGGCCTATCATCTGGCAGCGGCCCAGGGACCTGATATTGATTCTCAGCTTAGCCATTCGGTAATCCTGCTGGATCCATGCATGAATCCTGACGGGAGTAATCGTTTTGCGAGTTGGGTCAATTCCCACAAGAGTGCTTCGTTGGTCAAGGATCCGCACAGTCGTGAATTCACAGAGGCATGGCCCAATGGCCGGACGAATCACTACTGGTCTGATCTTAACAGGGACTGGCTTCCCGTACAACAAATTGAAACGGAAGGACGAATCGAACAGTATCACCGGTGGATGCCAAATGTACTTACCGACCACCACGAGATGAGTACAAATTCAACCTTTTTCTTTCAGCCGGGAATACCTTCCAGAACACATCCGCTCACACCACCGAAGAATTTTGAATTGACAGAGAAGATCGGAAAATACCATGCTGCGGCATTGGATAAAATCGGCTCGCTCTATTACACCAAAGAATCATATGATGACTTCTACTATGGAAAAGGTTCCACCTACCCGGATATTAATGGAGGTGTGGGCATTCTTTTTGAGCAAGCCAGTTCGCGGGGGCATTTACAGCAAAGCATCCATGGCCCACTTTCATTTGCTTTTACCATTCGTAATCAATTTGTTACCTCTCTTTCCACATTGAAGGCCTCGGTAGAGATAAGAGAAGAACTGCTGGATTTTCAAAGGCAATTTTATCTTGATGCTGAAAAGGAAGCGCACCACGATCCTGTTAAGGCATTTGTAGTTGATTGTAAAAACGATGAGGGCAGGATGTACCACTTTCTTAAACTATTGAGGCATCATAAGATTAACATATATCATCTGGCAAAGGAGATAGAAGTTAACGGGGTGAGGTTTAAGCCCGGAACCGCGTACATTATGCCTATGGAACAGCCACAATACAGGTTGATAAAGGCAATGTTTGAAAGCCTTCATTCTTTTAAGGACAGTTTGTTTTATGACGTTTCAAGCTGGACCCTCCCGTTGTCCTTTAATTTGGATTTTGCAAGATTAAACAGGCGCCAGTACAAACCTGATTTGATGGGGGAAGAGGTTAAGGAGGTTTTGTTTCCCGAAGGGCGTCTTTTTGGTGACAAAAGCGATTATGGCTATGTACTGGAGTGGGATAATTATTATGCGCCTCGCCTCGTAAATGCATTATTGAAAAGGGACCTGGTGGTAAAGACAGCGACAAAGCCATTTACGTCATTCACTGCGGCAGGCAGTCGGGATTTTAGTTACGGAACGATACTCATCCCGGCTCAGCGTCAGGGCAATATAGGTGAACGGGAGATTTATCAGATGTTGAAGGAATTGTCAGTTTCAAACGGTGTAAATGTATACTCATTAACCACCGGTTTGACACTAAAAGGAATTGATATTGGCAGTCCAAGTTTTGTAACTATAAGACAGCCAAAACTGCTGATGGTGGTCGGAGAGGGTGTCAGTGCCTATGATGCAGGAGAAGTATGGCATCAGCTCGATAAACGCGTGGGCATGCAAGTGGTCATGGTGGAGAAATCTGTCCTGAATAACATGAGTTTTGATGAGTTCAATACCATTGTAATGGTGGAAGGTAGATATGGTGATATAGCCCTTTCAACAGTAGAGAACATAAGACAATGGATAGACGATGGAGGGACCCTGATTGCGATGAGAGGTGCGATAGATTGGTGTCGTAAGCATGATTTGGTAACGATTAGTCAGAAGTCAAGACCAAAGCAGATTGACTCATTAGATCTTTCCAAAAGACTATATGCTTACCTTGATAGGGATCGTGGATCTCAGATAATAGGAGGCGCCATTTTTAATACCAGGATTGACCTTACACATCCCATGGGTTATGGCTTTGACCATGAATATTTGCCGGTGTTCAGGAGAGATACAGTATTTTACCTGCCCAGTCGGAACCCCTATGCTACACCTGTGGTTTATACAGATGAACCCTTGATGAGTGGGTATATATCCGATGAGAAGAATGAACTATTGAAGTCTTCTGCTGCAGTTGTTGTATGCGGGTATGGAAACGGCAGAATCATTTGTATTGCAGATGATCCAAATTTTCGTGCGTTCTGGTTTGGGACAAATAAGCTATTCCTGAATGCGATCTTCTTTGGCTCGATCATAAACAAATACGCAGTGGAGCAGGTCCCTAAACAAAAGCGACTGGAAAGAAAGGAAAAGAGTCCATCTCATTAACCAAACCAGCGATGCCTACTTTGATTCTGCGGTTTTGACGGGCACGGTGGTATTAGCAACCGGAGGTAGTTTTACATAAACAGACTCCCGGTGCATCATGCCTTCTTTTGTAATCTCAAAATATGAGCGGTCGTAAATCTTTACATCATGCTCGAAGTAGGTTTCCGTGAGGTTCAGCTCGTTTTTCTTTATGACACCCCTGAATCCCAGTGGAAAGTCAAATTGAGATCGTTCCAGCACAAATTCAATCGTATCGTTCACAATTGAATATTTGCCCCGGTAAACGGTGGCATTCTTGTAATCTTCCCTGATTGTTTTTTCCAGGATAACCGGATGTTCGCGGGATTCTACATAAACCACATCCTGGTCCTCAAGAAAGCATAGGTATTTAAATGAGGTGACAGGCCTTGACTGATCGTGATGAGGTGCCTGATAAAGCCCGGAAGGCAATGTAGAAGAAGCTACATGGAAGGTCAATGTATCTTCCTGTGCATAGCTAAGCACAGGGAAAGTGAGAATAGTTAGTAAAACGGGTAGTCGGATCATTTAAAGTGGTGGTTTATCGGCTAACCATTGATCGATCATGGTAAGGTCATTTTCTTTTGCATACGTCATAACAAACGTAAAGGATTTGTTCTGCCGGGAAATTTCTGCAAATGCATCCGGACCAAAATATGTCAACCCGCCTTCTGCTGTAACGGCCCAGATCATGTTTTCGGATGCAGGATCAAATGACAGGCGATCGAAGTTTGTGTAGTTAAACACAAAAACGGCATTCAATTTTCGGTCTACCAAACATACCTCAGCATATTGTAATGGTTGCCCTTCAGTATCTTTGAACGTTGCCTGAAGCGTACAACCCTGTGGTGATTTTCTTGGATGATCACAATTATATATACCAAACTGGTTAATGGAGAATGTCCGCTTGATCTCCGCACGTGTCTGGCTAACCTGTTTAGCAGCTAAGCGTCTCGTTTCTTCCCGTTCCTTGATAATATGTGCCTGTTCGGCCAGGGCCTTTTCGTAGGCTTCTATTGCCTTCTCTTCCTCTCTCTTGCGATGCAAGAGCTTTTGGTTATACTCAGTAAAAAGTTCTTCATATCTGCTTTGTGCGGCCTCAAATTGGATACCGCTAAGCACCGGTTCGGACAATACTGATATGGTGCGATCCGGCCTTGAAAATATAACCTTATATATTCCAGGGGTGCTGGTTCTTTCCAACGATACGTTTTGCCAGGTGGTGTGCGCGTTGTTAGGGTCGAAGTTCTTTTCCGAATCGGCTACCTGAAATACGATGTGATCGTATGACTTCATTTCAGGAAATTGAGAGGTATCAACTTCTATGTTGAACTTTGGTTTGCCTTTTACCGCTTTTTTGGGCGGTGAGGGGGCGGAGTTTTCACACTGGGCCAATAGTTTTCGTGCATTCTGAACCTGATGGTCCAGTTCCGTTAGTGCTTGGTTTTCTGTGATATCCATTGGAGAGGCCATATCCCTGATCGGAGTTAGGCCTTGGGTTGCAACAGTCACAATATCTTTTCCCTGGCAGTCCCACCGGGTGTTTTGATCATCAAGATGGTAAAGATTAAAGAGAGTTCTTTGATCCTGGGAATGCATGGAAATGTGTATTGTTTTTTCTGGTTTTATGCTTAGGGATTGACCATTCTGGTAGGCCCGGATTTCTATCATGCCTGCAGATTCAAAGTGATGTGTCTCATTTAGGGTGTCATAATGCATAGGTATACCACTGGCGAAGATCCCCATGGGTTCCATAATCTCGCGGTAGTGTATTTCCACGCTTCCGGACACCGTTTCTCCCGAGGCATTTACTAAACACCCTGCAGGTATGGATATGGTGGAGCCTGAAGGATGGTTTATGGTTACATCGGTCTTAGAGTCAATTTGATAAGTGGTAAAAGCAATGTCTCTGGCAGCGTAGCGCGGTTGGGTCGTATGTGTTGACTGACCTGGTAAATCCGGAGAGATGCTTGATATTTCTTTTTTTACTGGGGGATTCTCTTCGGTGGATTGTAACAGAAAGTAGGATGAAATAACCAGAGCACAAGTGCCAGCAAGGTACCCGCCCCATTTCAGCCATTTACCAAGGGTAAGAGAAGATTGGGTTAGTTGGTATGAATCAACCACCTTGCTGAAGTCTTGTCGCTTGCGTATCTCTTCTGATGTAGGGCTACTTCTATCGGTTATAATATATGGTTTCATGGTTACGAATGTATATGCTTGCTTTGCTTTTTCATTTTATCAAGAATACGGTAGAGTCGCACCTTTGCGTTGGTTTCAGTTAAATTCAGTATTTCCCCGATTTCTTTAAATGGTCTTTTTTCAAAAAACCGCATAGTGATAAGTTGTATGTCTTCCTCAGGGAGATCAGCGATACTTTCAGTAAGCCATTGTATATGAATTTCTTTTTCTTCCTTTTCTTCAAAGGATATTGATTCCGCGATAAGATGTAATCCCGGTGTGTCTGCGCTAATGATTTGCCGTGTTTTGTTGGCTTTATAAAGGTCCTTAACAGTATTCGCCGCAATCCTGTAGAGCCAGGAGGAAAATGGGAGGCCCTTGAATTTGAATTTGTCAATTTTGAGCATGGCTTTCAAAAAAACCTCTGAGGTGGTATCGTAAGCGAGATCTTCATCTGATACCCTATTGTATATGAATCGAAATATCTTTTCGTGATATCTCCGATAAAGTGGCTCAAAGTCGCTAACGTTTTTTTTGGCTGCAGTAATCCATGTTTCTTCTTCTGACATACGTTCAGTAGTTACATGGTATTTTGATGATGGTTGCAGCGACATGATATAGATTCGTAATCTGGTATATTAATCAGACCCGCAGCTGTTGCCGGTTTATGCTGTTATAACGAAATGTAGGATGAAAGGTACAAATGAGATAAAATTTTATGGTTATATGATGTATGTAATTGAAAAACAGTGATATAAGTACTTTTCGGGATGTTGGGAA
Coding sequences within it:
- a CDS encoding CvpA family protein; this translates as MNILDIILLIPLIWSGYKGATKGLVIGLASVVALVLGVAIAIQCSDWGMQWLSHWWETDRKVIRVTSFALIFLLVLIGVHLLAKVLNKMVAWTGLAWANYLGGAIFGLLKTGLILSVVMMMVQQVKIYRQWVDQDLREHSLLYEPVERLAPFLLPHLDDIRAEEWWNRDLMKQLPEVP
- the pheS gene encoding phenylalanine--tRNA ligase subunit alpha, which produces MKEEVKQLLQELEEIRLEGVESLERFRLDWLSKKGKVQGLFAKFREAPVEIKKALGAELNELKTKAQLRYDEAAASVKQTSADKKGTRDLTLPGEGFVPGSRHPLSQVRNQIVGIFERVGFTVSDGPEIESDWNNFSALNMPEDHPARDMQDTFFMQKDPDVVLRTHTSSVQVRVMGNQKPPIRTISPGRVYRNEAISARAHCLFHQVEGLCIDEHVSFADLKQVLNHFATEMFGPDTKTRLRPSYFPFTEPSAEMDISCNICKGKGCNICKYSGWVEILGCGMVDPAVLDHCGIDSEKYTGYAFGMGIERIAMLKHQVNDIRLFFENDVRFLKQFTPIG
- the rseP gene encoding RIP metalloprotease RseP codes for the protein MEALIMIGQLLLGLSILVVLHEWGHFAAARYFGIKVEKFYLFFDAFNFRLFKFKKGDTEYGIGWLPLGGYVKIAGMIDESMDKEQMKEPPKPWEFRTKPAWQRLIVMLGGVTVNTILGILIFWMATFVYGEEYLPNEQVKNGIVAYPVAQEIGFRTGDHILAINGKPLERFHNIRGPEVLYGNSDVTVLRGGETLNVHVPESILNKISEPGVGPEHFIAERMTFFVKEIQEGSGAANAGLQRNDRIQSINGESVRFFDELVDKVQDHKGEEVDLTIERDGKTMSLVATISDEGLLGIGPGTNDFEYKTLKFGLVESFGIGMDKAWGTATDYVKGLERIVSGKVSAQKSVQGPIGIAKIYGGEWKWPRFWILTGFLSIVLAFMNLLPIPALDGGHAMFLVIEMIKGGPLNEKIMERAQLIGLAILGTLMLFIFGNDIWRLFQ
- a CDS encoding heme-binding domain-containing protein; translation: MKKRSKRKNIFILVVLILGIIQFIPVDRTSKAVDASKDFIALHKPPAGVEKMLRMACYDCHSNETRYPWYAHVAPISFWLQNHIKGGRHHLNFSEWGDYSAKKANHKLEECYEMVADSEMPMSTYVWMHGEAALSDEQIKTLNSYFISLRGPEMTPEGDLSDHGLD
- a CDS encoding aldehyde dehydrogenase family protein; this encodes MSETSIAIRGDVRESLTRIGVREKNPGISTGLNWEEGSGASIASISPVDGVTIGAVSSATPEQYDKVIQVAAEAFLHWRTVPAPQRGEIVRQMGDAFRKHKSDLGRLVSYEMGKSYQEGLGEVQEMIDICDFAVGQSRQLYGLTMHSERPKHRMYEQYHPLGIVGVITAFNFPVAVWAWNAMLAFVCGDVVVWKPSEKTPLCSVACQQIISDVLKRNNLPEGLSCIVNGDYQIGECISGDQRVPLVSATGSIRMGKKVAAVVGGRLGKALLELGGNNAMIITPSADLEASLPAIVFGAVGTCGQRCTSTRRLIIHESIFDKVKEMIAKAYGQLRIGDPLDENNHMGPLIDEQAVEQYLNAISDVKKQGGEMLIEGGRMDHEGSACYVTPSVAVVSADTPMVQHETFAPLLYLIRYGTLDEAIHIQNNVPQGLSSAIMTTHMREMESFLSAEGSDCGIANVNIGTSGAEIGGAFGGEKETGGGRESGSDAWKVYMRRQTNTINYSTELPLAQGIKFEI